cttctctcctctgcaTGCACTTAACTTTGGCATCGGTGGCGACAGCACACAGCATGTACTGTGGCGACTGGAGAATGGGGAGCTGGAACACATCCGGCCCAAGGTGAGCGGGGCTTGGGTGGGGCTCTAAAACGTCTTTTGCCTGCCCCTTCACCGCCGCTTCATGTCTTTCTTTCCACAGATTGTGGTGGTCTGGGTGGGCACCAACAACCACggacacacagcagagcaggtgACTGGTGGCATCAAGGCCATTGTGCAGCTGGTGAATGAGCGGCAGCCACAGGCCCGGGTCGTGGTGCTGGTGAGCGGCTGTGAGGGTGGGAAAGGAAGAATGGCAGTGGTCTGGGACCCCCTCCGATATAGCCACAGTTGGCACAGTTCTAGGCAAGTTGGCATAGAGCAGTGGCTTTCAGGCAGAATCTCACGTTGGAGCTTGCTACACCCTTCAGAGTGGCTGTGGTTGAGAATGTGCTGAGAGagcaattagtttttttttttttttttttttgagacggagtctcgctttgtctccaggctggagtgcagtggcacagtctcggctcactgcaacctctgcgttctgggtttaagcgattcttctgcctcagccttccaagtagctggtactacaggtacatgccacacCCAGCTCCAGTTACCCTTTTTTTGCCCAGGGATGACGTGAGACCTTGGGGGTCTCAAAAATGGTtggccgcggtggctcatgcctgtaatcccagcactttgggaggccaaggcgggtgggtcacagggtcaggagatcaagaccatctggctaacatggtgaaactcccctctactaaaatacaaaaaattagctgggtgcgatgctgtgttcctgtagtcccagctacttgggaggctgagggaggtgaattgcttgaatttgggaggcagagattgcaatgagccaagatcacgccagtgtgctccagcttggtgacagagccagaccacatctcaaaaaaaaaaaaaagatgccaggtgcggtggctcaagcctgtaatcccagcactttgggaggccgaggcaggtggatcacgaggtcgagagatcgagaccatcctggtcaacatggtgaaaccccgtctctactaaaaatacaaaaaattagctgggcatggtggcgcgtgcctgtaatccgagctactcaggaggctgaggcaggagaattgcctgaacccaggaggcggaggttgcggtgagccgagatcgtgccattgcactccagcctgggtaacaagagcgaaactccgtctcaaaaaaaaaaaaaaaaaaaaaaaaaagattagttgggcatgctggcactcgcctgaaatcccagctacttgggaggctaagacaggagaattgcttgaacacaggaggcagaggctgcagtgaaccaaggtcatgccactgcactccagcctgggcaacacagagagactccatctcaaaaaaaaagacagacccCAAaatggttgggcatggtggctcatgcctatactcccagcactttgagaggctaaggtgggaggattgcttgatctcaggagttcaggaccagcctgggatacagcaagacattgtctctactaaaaatagttaaaaattagctgggcaggccgggcatgatggctcaagcctgtaatcccagcactttgggaggccgaagcgggtggattatgaggtcaggagttcaagaccagtctggccaagatgttgaaatcccgtctctactaaaaatacaaaaattagccaggcgtggtggcaggcgcctgtaatcacagcactttgggatgccaaggcagtcagatcacctgaggtcaggagttgaagatcaacctggccaacatggaaaaaccctgtctctactaaagatacaaaataagccaggtgtggtggcacatgcctgtaatcccagctccttgggaggctaaggtaggagaatcacttgaacctgggaggcagaggttgcagtgagccaagatagagccattgcactccagcttagacaacaagagtgaaagtgtctaaaaaaaaaaaaaaaattagctggccattaTGGTTCAAAAAAcgtgtaatcccagatacttgggaggatAAAGGGGGAGGATcatacttgagcctaggaattcagtGTTACAGTCaactgtgattatgccactgtactccagcctgggtgacagagtgagaccctgtctcaccagaaaacaaaagaaaaatcctccaaaacctCTTTGAGTATGTCAAAAGTTGTCAGGCATTCCTGGGGTAAATCTAGGCTCCATCACTTGTAGGTAGCTAGGACACTTCCTCTTCTGAAAGAGGGGATTGACCCCTTGCCATGAGTCAtgatgttgatattttattttttatttttttgagacaatcttgctcttttgcccagaggagagtgtagtggtgtgatcttggctcactgcaaccgccgcctcctggattcaagtgattcctgcctcagcctcctgagtagcggggactgcAGGGACGCTCCACTATACCTGGCTgatctttgtagttttagtaaagatgagagtttaccatgttggccaggctggtcaaactcctgacctcatgtgatccacctgcctcggcctctcaaagtgctgggattacaggcatgagccactactcctggcctatttatttatttgagacaggatctggctgttatgcaggctggagtgcagtggcatgatctcagctcattacaacctctgtttccaaggctcaagtgatctcccacctctgccttccaagtaactatgactacaggtacacgctatcatgtctagctaatttttgtatatttttgttacggatgggatttcaccatgttgcccaggttggtctagaactcctgggctcaagtgatccatccagctctgcctcccatcatgctgggattacaggcagaagccactgtacccagccagtgTCAACGTTTTTTTAAGTGATACTTTTTCCAAGGCTCTTTCCGAGGCTAAACCCAGAAGTCTCTTGCTGAATTGGCGCTAGGATATGATATTTAGGAACTACCCTTCCACCCTACCCACTTGCCTATCCTTAGTGTTTGCTACAGCTGGAAACTTAATGGTTTGGGGTAGAGGACAGGTTGGCACAGAAAACAGGATACCCAAATGCTCATTTCCTTACTACTCCTGGTGTTCCTGCTCAGGGCCTGCTTCCACGAGGCCAGCATCCCAACCCACTTCGGGAGAAGAACCGACGGGTGAATGAGCTGGTACGGGCAGCACTGGCTGGCCACCCTCGGGCCCACTTCTTAGATGCCGACCCTGGCTTTGTGCACTCAGATGGTACCATCAGCCACCATGACATGTATGATTACCTGCATCTCAGCCGCCTGGGCTACACACCTGTCTGCCGGACCCTGCACTCCCTGCTTCTGCGTCTGCTGGCCCAAGACCAGGGCCAAGGTGCTCCCCTGCCAGAGCCCGCACCGTAAGCATCCTGCTGCCTTCCCACATTAAACTCTCCTTCCTCGGTCTGCCGTTTCCTGCTTTATGGTCGAGCCTGTCTGGGTACCACCACTAGTCCTTACCCCAATCTGTGACCCTGCAATACTGCAAGGTGTTATTTTaaaggtctctgtcacccaggctggagtacagtggtgagaccagggcccactgcagccttaacctcctaggctcaagcgatccacccacctcagcctcctgaatacctggactacaggtgtgtgccactgcatccagctggttgtatttttttggagagatggcattttgccctgttgcccaagctggtctgactcctgagctgaagcaatccacccgcctcggcctcccagagtgctaggattacagacatgagccactgtgcctggctgtggtTCTATTTCTGCCCAGGGCAGGCGTCACTGATACATCCAAGACACTGTTCTTGTGGTTAGGTTAATTTTCACTATTACAATAGAATGTTTCAGGCAGATGTTACCAATCAGTCAACACTaggcaagaccagcctgccagCACTACCCTATAGGACCAAGGTCAAGCAAGAATTCTGAGAACATAGTGACACAGTACAGTGAAGCCCACCCTACCCTGCCCCTCCTCCATCTCTGCATATATTGTTACCCCAACTGGAAATTCCTGGTGCTCCAGCTGTAGCTTAGATGCCACTTCTGCGGAGGTATCCTGACCCTCCCACCCTTAGTTGTCATCCCTCCACACAGTGTGGGTATCTGTCACCTCAGGTGGGCACTATGTCCACATGCTGAGTGGGAGGGGTGTCACCCAGGAGAGGCTGCTTCAAGCCATTGCAGTGCTGACCCAGGCCACATGGGGGCAGCAGGGGTCACATGGAGGACCCTTGTCTCCTCCCACCCACCGCCACCTCTGGACTAGGACCTTTTGGGGCCCGTTTCCTGAATACAAATGACACCAGAGACAATGAGGGTAAACCATCTGGTGGCATCTTGCCTCAGGCCTTCCCAAGCTCATGCAGTCCAATGGCTGAGAACAGGGCCCAAAAGCATTGAGGCTCCCTGAGCACACGGACTCCTAAACGAGAAGAGGGGCTGCCTGGTCCACAAGTCAGGGACCTGGCCCGTGGGGTCCTTCTGATGTTGGAGGAAGTGGTCCTGGAATTACTCCCCCAACCTCATGGAAAGTCTACAGCTCCATGACAACTAAGGACGACCAGTACAACCAACAGCCCTACCCGTTAAGAGCCAAAAGCCACACAGGTGTGTTAAACAGCTTTAATCTCGCTCATCGCGGCTTCTCGGCACAGTAAGAAATATTGCACATGATCAACATGTTTTGTTCTGGGAAAGGGGGCAAAGGCAGGGGGAATCACCTTCTTAGAAAGTACAACCCAAGTTGGGAGGGCAGAGGGGGTGAGGAGAAAACCCTCCCCGTGCCTGTGGCAAAGTGCAggagcccccacccccaaactAACCTGAGTCCAGCCCCTCTGGGGAAAAAAGGGGTGCATGAACTCCCCCCTATTCCACAGGCGCCTCCCTGTGGCCCAAGGCCTGCACCACCCTCCAGCTTGCAGCCCTCACAGGAGCCATTTTGCATAAAGTGAAAAGCTCTGAAGGTCACACACTCCAGGTTATGTACAGGGGCTCAAAGGAGGGAGACTGCCCCTGCGGCCCCCTCAGCTGCCCCCCAGCATTGGGAGGGAGCTGCGGGGGAAGGGGGTATATACAAGAAGAGCAGGCCTCATTCCGCCCCAAACCAGAGAGGACGAAATGGCTTTACCTGGGAGGAGATAACCATTCTGCCCCCCATTCCTGCCCCCATATACTGTCCATGTCCTGAGGGGGTACTGTGAGTCCTGGGATCCTCTCAGGGGTCTCTCACCTGCCTGTGGCAGCTGTGGAGggacctgggggtgggggggagggctGTGGAGCCCCCTCCCAGCCAGGCTGGCCAGGCCCTGACTCTGGTGGCGGAGGCAGTGGCGGGGCAGCCTGGGCCGTGCCAGAGTCCGAGCTGGGCGAGGTGGGGTCAGGGCCTCCagcagggctgggagtgggggcaggggcagcagtGGTGCCAGTGGGGGGCGGTCCAGGGAGGGGGGCCTCAGCTCCAGGGGGCTGCTCCGTGGGAGTGGCTGCCTGCATGATCTTCTGGCGCACCTCACGGATCTTCAACTGCAGACAAACCTTGGAGGGGAAGATGTCTGCATAGCGGGCTTGGAAGGCGgctgtggcctgggctggaggcAGAAAAACGATGGGGAGTGCAGGGTGAGATGTGCAGACAGGTCCCCCCCCGAGTGACCTCAAGACTCTAAGACACGCTCACCTGATGGGAAGAAGCCATGGTCCTGGAAGAGCTGCATGACCAGGGCCCGGCGCTGGTCCAGGGTGCGCCGCAAGGAAGAGTACGGCACCTTCTCATACTCCAGCTCCCCCAGCACGTCCTCAGCTTCTGTACCTGGGCAGGCACAGGCAGCATGGCAAGGCTACAGCAGTACTGCCACCATCTGAGTGCCCACCTGAGCCCTCACTGCATTGTTTCACAGAGTAGTTAGAGAGGGGTCCCGCCCACAGTCAAAGGGCAACTCGGGGACCTGCCAGACTCCAGAACCCTGACCTGCTATCCTGCTTCTGACACCCAACCCACCTCTCTCTCTAACTGCCTTCCAGAGACCCTCCTCCTCTTGCAGGCTCTGGGCACCCCACAGCTTTGCCCACCACGGCACCTGTACGGTCGAAGGTGAAGATGTCCCCCTCGCACTTGGCACTCTTGGGGGTGTTGGGCTCCGAGCTGCAGCTGGAGCGTCTCCTCATCTTGCGCTTGGGCGAGGTGGGGTCCTCAGGTGCTGAATCCAGGTCTGGCCAAACAGAAGCAGGCTCAGTGCAGGTGGCCCCAGTCTGCCCTCCACCTACAGACCCTGGATGCCCAACGCTCGCCTACCCGTGGAATTCTTCCTCTTCTTGCGGTAAGAGCCCAGGATGGCCCGGGGTGAGGTGGCCAGAGACTGCAGGGTAGGGGAGGGCAGCACCTCCTCAGGCCGAAACTCAGGCAGCTCTGCAAAGCGCTCTTCAAAGTCCACTTCTGACAAGACCCTGCTGGAGGGCAAGCAGGGTCACctcccccgcctcagcctgcaGGTGCTCCCACTCCCACCACCCCACACACCTCACCAAGGCCCCAGCCCATGCTCACTTGTCCACAGAGTCAAAGGTCTTCTTCAGGGGCGGGGGCCGCACCTTGACCTTCTTGCCAGTACTAGCTGCCTCCTTGCGCTCGGGGGTGTCCCCAGCTGCCCGCCCACCAGTGCCCTCGCTGCTGCCACCAGGAGCTacggctggagctggagctgggctgggaggggtgggaggcTCCCCACGActctccaggccctgcccagGGACACGCCAATCTGAAGATGAGCTGGGGAATTTGCTGGCCTGGGGTGGAGATGGGTAGGGAGATGGAGAACACAGGGCTCAGACGCTGGGGCAAAGGCCAGAAACAAAGAGTTGAATCTGAAACTGACCAGCAGACCCCTTGAGAAGGCCAAGACAGGGCCTCAGATCAGAGGGGAGCCAATACAGGCAGGCAGAAGGGACAGAGGGGACCCTTTAACCTGAGAAACACATAGGCATGGAGGGAAGAGGAGCAGGACAGAAAACTAAAGACACCCATGGAGGGGCACAGCTGAGTGCCAGTGGGGACCCCACAGCCTGCAGGTGCTCACCATGGTTTCAGGACCCTTGGCGCTGGTCCGCTCCTCAGCAGGTAGGGGAGGTGGAGGGCTGCTCCGGGCCGTGGGAGTCCAGGTCTCCGGCGGGGGTGGAGGGGCTGGTGGTGTGGGCTGCCCCTCAAGCTCAGACTCTGGGGCAGTTGGCTCTCGGACTGGGCCAGGCTCCAGAGGCTGCCGGGGTGCAGGGCCAGGCCGCCCAGAGGCACCTGCCTCAAAAGACCCCACAGGAATGCTGGCAATGGCTGCCTTCACTTTCTGGGGGGCCTTCGGGCTGGGCCGCTGGGCTTTGGGAGCCACTAAGCTGTAGGTCATGGAACCTGCTAGTGGGGAGAAAAGCATTTGCTGAGCCAGGCCTGACTGGAGCCCATCTGCTGGGCCCCCCAACTTACCCTGCTGTGAGTTGATCTGACACCTACCTGTGGCACTCGGGAAAGGGCTAGTTGGGGCCGGGGTGGCAGTGGCAGGGGCTGGCGGCCCCTTGGGCAGAATGGTGGCTGCAGGTGGAGTTGTGCTGGTGGCTACAGTGTAGACCAGGCTTGGGGGGGCCTGGGATGGCTGGGCCAGGGGTGCTGAGGAGGTGGGTGCAGGGCTGCCAGAGTAAAACGCCGTGATGACAGGACCTCCGGGGGCTGCACAGGCAGGTGGCAGCTGGGGACTGGGCACAGGCGACATGCCCACCTGACCGGGAGCCAGCAGTGGGGCTTGGCCtgctgagagagaaggagaagcaggggACCAAGTTAGGGCCCAGActgcctcagccccaccctgGATCCCCAGCACTGCCTGCCACACTGCCCCTCACCTGAGAGCAGGGGCTGCACAAAGGTGGGGCCGCTGGGCCCCAACGAGGTGAAGCCTAGAGCCACAGAGCTCGTGGGCCCATACGAGGTGACTGTTCCAGCCTGGCTGGACGCAGGGCTGGTACCCAGGGGCAGCGCGTGCCCGCCCGCTGACTGCACATACGTGATTCTGCCACAGGGAGAGGAAACAGGGAGGAGTGAGGTAAGCCAGCCCTGCCCTACCCCTTCCCTGGCCTTTTGTGGGCTCAGCTGCAATTACCTGGTGGAAGAGGGCAGCAGGACCTTCTGGGGCTGTGAGGTGGGTCCAGGGAGTGTGGCTGGGCTCAGGGGCGGCACCAGGCCGCTGGGTGTGCTCACAGGCACCGGGGTCAGCTGGATGATCTGTGGGGAAGGGCACCCATATGCCAGAGTGAGCTGTGGCCCCACACTGGGGAGGGGAGGACCAAGACCTAAAGGGGGGCTCTAAGCAAAAGGAGGGAACACAGAACTTGTGATAAAAACAGGATGGGCAAGATGACAGTgagagatgaggacacagaggagCAGCGTACAGACGCTGAGGACTCAAGAGAGTTGGGATGCACAGAGACATCACGGAAGATGGCATGACAGAGAACCAGAGACAGacacaaaaggagaaaagactgaaaagaaagacaagacaaagaaatggTGGGGTACAGGGACTAACACCCaacagaaggcagagagagaagcaggCCCTCACCTTGCTGGGTGGCTGGGCGCCATTCTGCACAGGTACCGAGAAGGGTGGGCTCACCAGGGGCAGCGGTTGGCCGGCCCCTCCACCCCGCACTGACATGCTAGGGGCAGCCAGGGGCACTAGGACCTTCCCGGGAAGCAGCTGGGCTGAGCCACCTGGGGGCGGGGCCTGCACAGGAGAAACTGACTGGGCTGGAAGTtaagaggcaagaaaggaaaagattacAAGGGAGCCAAATGAGACTATGGCCCCTCTCCTAGTGCTGCCCGGCCCAGGTCTCACCTTTGGGAGGTGGGGCGGAGGGTACAGACTGCAGGATGGGGATGCCAGGAGTGGGTGCAGTGGCAGCCAGGACTTTGCCATTCGTGGAAGTGCCCGGTGGGAGGGTGAAACGGATGCTGGTGGTGGGTGCAGGGCCGCTGGGAGCCGCTGCCTTGGTCCCAGGGGCTGGTGCTGGGGCAGGTGCCACCTGAAGCTGCTGGGGCATCGTGGGCAGGATGTACTGCACCTGGGTGATTCCCCCAGCCTTGCTCAGGGCACCTGGTTGCAGAATGCCCAGGGGTACTGGCCCATTGGGGCCACTCCCAGCACCTGCTCCTGAGCCTGCAGTGGTCCCACCGCCAGGGGCCCCCTGGGCAATGAACTGGACAGCAGGGGGCACAGGGGCCCCATACCCCGGGGTGCCCACCAGTAGGTTTGTGACAGTGGCAGGTGCCTTCCCCACAGTGCCCAGCAGGGGTCCAGCCACCAAGTGTGGGGCTGCTGAGGTGGCTGCTGCCGACTTCTTGTCCGAATACACTAAGCTGACACCCAGCGGGGAGCCCCCAGGCACCCGAGACCCAGTGCCCATTTCAGTCCTGGCACCTGCTGTGTCATTTGGAGATGCCTCAGCCCGGCCAGAAGTGGGGAAGGGCTTAGAGGCGATGGGCACAGGAGTGCTGCTGACAGGCCGCACCACGTTGGTGACCATGGTGGCGGCAGGACGGGACAGGGGAGCTGCTGGGGCCCCATAGGCCAGTGATGGAGCGGGGGCAGAGGGCACTCTGGCTCCGCCACCCTCTTGCTCCTCCTTGTTTGGGGGCAGCACCAGTGTCTGCAGGATGCTTCCTCCTCCGCTGGGAGGGGCCGCGATGACAGAGGGGCTTGGTGGCTCCAGGCCGCCCACACTTTCAGGTCTCTTGCGCCGGTAGGTGGCAGGATCCGTTGGGAGGAATCGGGTCGCCTTGGAAGGTGTCGCTGGGCCCGCAGCCCCAGGGGGCGGGGGCCGCAGAGGGCCTGCTGTGCTGCCCTGACCAGACTCCTGGGCCCTGAAGGTTCCTGAGCCCAGTGAGAAGGAGGTGGCTGCCGAGGCTGAAGAAGAAGCGGGCGAGGACGCAGAGGAGGAAGACGGGGTAGAACCATAGCCTTTGCCAAAAGTTGCAGGAGGATCCGGGGGTCCTGGGGGCTCAGGGTCCAGCGAGGGGCGGCAATGGGTAAAGGAGGAACGGATCACAGGTGAAAACACCTTCCGACCAAAGCCCTGAGCGAAGGAAAAGACACCCCAGGTCAGGACATGCCAGCACCTAAACAGCAGTCCCCTAGCTATGTCCATCCAGCCTGTCAGCAGGCCAGCCTAGGGCTGCACTCCTGCCAGCTGAAGGCCTCAATTCATCCTAGCTATGACCCAACTCCCCATGGGGCAAGCAGCTTGCCCTCTCTGGACCTTAATCTCCCCCTCTCTCAAATACCCGGGAGGAACAGACTTTCCCGTGGCCTAGGAGGGACTGTGATAGGACAGCATCGTGACCCAAGTCCTCACCTTGTTGCCTTCTGGGTCCTCCCCAGAACTGTCCCCACTCTCGCTGTCGGTCACCTGCTCCTTGCACTTGAGATCAATGTCAGTGGTGCCGAAGCCATCGTCAGCTAAGAGAGTGGAGGGAACAGAATGGGCAGGGGACTAGATGTAAGGGAACCCAGGAGGCCAGTCTGGAGCCTCGATCTCAGCTCTGCCCCAAGCAGACAGGGACTGCTGTCCAGGAAGGCTACTCCGCAGCCCAGGGCTGTGCCCATGTGCTCAGCACAGGAGCCTATGAGCCCACGGGAAAAGAGCCCCTAACACTGCACCTGAAGATCTGGTCATGCCCATGTCCTCCAAGTTTCCTGCAGGGCCAGGGGCTTCCCGAGGGCAGAGCTGGGTTTACTCAGAAGGGCCTGAACTGGCCACATGCAACCATAAaccaagaggaaaagaaaccaaAGGGG
This genomic interval from Saimiri boliviensis isolate mSaiBol1 chromosome 14, mSaiBol1.pri, whole genome shotgun sequence contains the following:
- the PAFAH1B3 gene encoding platelet-activating factor acetylhydrolase IB subunit alpha1 isoform X2; its protein translation is MSGEENPASKPTPMQDVQGDGRWMSLHHRFVADSKDKEPEVVFIGDSLVQLMHQCEIWRELFSPLHALNFGIGGDSTQHVLWRLENGELEHIRPKIVVVWVGTNNHGHTAEQVTGGIKAIVQLVNERQPQARVVVLGLLPRGQHPNPLREKNRRVNELVRAALAGHPRAHFLDADPGFVHSDGTISHHDMYDYLHLSRLGYTPVCRTLHSLLLRLLAQDQGQGAPLPEPAP